TTCTTTTTTTGCTTTTTCCCATTCTGAATAATCAGCATGAGCAGTCATCAAAACTACATTTGCATCATGAAACTGTTTTTTTAATTCAAAAAAGGTAGCATAGCCGTCCATCTTAGGCATTTTTACATCCAAAAATACCAATCCAGGTTTGAATTTTTTATATTTTGTGAGGGCATCAAGCCCATCATGTGCTTGAATTACATCATAGCCAAAGAACTCTAAAAAAGTGCAAGTAGTATCTAAAACAGCAATGTCATCATCAGCAACCAAAATTAATCCCTTACTCATAGCAATCACCAAAAAATACACTAAGTAAAAGAAACATCCTCCAAGATATTTGAACGCTCTTTGTAATATTTTTTTGCAGAATCAACATAATCCAAAAACCATTTTTCAATATTTTTTCTTTTTTTAAAAATTTGTTTTAGCATAAAGGAAGGCTTTCTCTTTTTTTCATGTTTTAAATTAGGAAAATATAACAAAGTGATATAAAACCAGAGCGAAATTAATTCGCCTATTTTAGTTTCATTTAAAGACTGAGAGAGTTGATTGGATTTAATATTGAAAAACATAATTAGTTCATAAAATTCAGAATTATCTATAGTCAACACATGAAGATTGTCAAACAGCAACCCCTTTCCAAGTAACGATAAATTGTAAACATTATCCCCAATTATTGATTTTAGTAAATCCCAGTTTCCAAAAACCAACGGAAGTACGACTGCATAATTTTTTGCCATTTTGTCAACCTCAAATTTTTCCAAATGAAGTCGATCAAGGCAATAGAGAATCCCAAACAGTGATAAGCGGTATTTGTTTCCAGGATTGCGTTTTGTAGATATGCTGTCAATTAGTACAAGTTTAAGACCCAATATACCATCAGAATGTCTCCCCCTATCAGTACGCCCAACAAGAAGTCTACGGTACTCTTTTTCTTTTGAACGAATTTTTTCAATATCGTTTGGGAATCTGATTTTTGCCATATCCCACGTAGTCATCGGGCCGTTTAATGCAAGGATCTTTAAAATTCGGTGTACGTTTTGTTGATGTTTTGTTCTATTTGCATAGTCACCATACAACCTATGAGCATTGGGTCTAATGTAGTACTTGTAGGTAAGAAGACTCGGCAATCTCTCTTCATTTAATATAACCATACCGCAAATGGGGTGATGTTCTTATATAAGAATTATTATTTACTCATTATAAGGAGATATGAAATGTCATCAAGAATAACCATCATGTTAGACAAAGATTTAGAAAAGAAGCTTAGAATCAAGCAATCCAAAATGATTCAAGATTCTGCTAAATCCATTAGTTTCTCACATGTAATTAATGAAGTGCTACGTTCCAGCATAAAAGGAACAAAATAATTTTTATTTTTTACGTTTAGGATTAGCTGTTTTTTTGTCATTTTTTGAGTCTTCAGTGTCATCAATGTTATTCTGAAATCCTTCTAGCAATTCCTCAGAGAGTCTATCAAAATGCATAGAAATGTACCATGAATTTGCATGAACCACGTAATATATAGGAAAAACTAGTAAAAAAAGATTTTATTAACATAATAATTTAAGACCATAACAATCACAATATTCAAAAGAGGATGTAAAAAATCTAACCCTTAATTCCATAACCTAAAAGTACAGAATAGCACCCCAAGCCACACTTCTCACAAATTGGCTTCATGGAATCATTTTCTGCACTTCCTATACAACAAGGGTGTTTTTCTCTTCCCATATGATCAACCGATGTAATTGCCCACGTAGGACAATCAATAGGAGTAGTTCCCTTTCCGCCCCAATTTTTCTTCATGACTTCTAATTGCTCTTTTGGATTAATTATGTAGTTTTTTAGATTACCAGATTTCAGTTCAAGAATCTCATCTATGACTTGATTACGTTCTTTTCCAAAAGGAAGCCATAAAGGATCTCCATCCATAAACGGAGTATGAAATTGAAACCCAATTTTATTTGAAAAGTCTTTCCAGTCTTCAATTACTTTTTTTACAGTTTTGTAGTTTTTTGTATTAATCGTCATGGTTATCCAAATGTCTTTCCAAGCTCCTGAGCCATTGTTTTGAACATAGTTCACTACATTTTGTCTTGTTTTTCTCCAGGCACCATCACCCCTAATCTCATCATGGATTTTTTCATCCCCATCAATTGAAATCCAATAAAAGTAAATGTCATCAAAATGCGGAATAGGATACGTTCCATTAGTAACAACGCATGCTCTTTTAGGGAATTCTTTTACAAACAATTCAACAACATCAGGCCTCATCATTGGTTCGCCACCAACAAGAGTCACAATAAAGATATGTTGTTTCTTGAATTTCTCGTCTATGATTTTTTTCCATTCTTTAAGGGAAAGTTCCTCATTTTCTTTTCTGTTCAACCACCAATAGCAGTGCTTGCAATGCAAATTACATACGTTGATAATATCAGCAGATCCATAAAAGGGACTTTTTTTACCAAA
Above is a window of Nitrosopumilus sp. K4 DNA encoding:
- a CDS encoding response regulator; this encodes MSKGLILVADDDIAVLDTTCTFLEFFGYDVIQAHDGLDALTKYKKFKPGLVFLDVKMPKMDGYATFFELKKQFHDANVVLMTAHADYSEWEKAKKENVLELIEKPYSAEQLKKITEKFYGK
- a CDS encoding radical SAM protein, with protein sequence MEIMGRGFKQIVRESPLYFHLGLKFVGYKLFGKKSPFYGSADIINVCNLHCKHCYWWLNRKENEELSLKEWKKIIDEKFKKQHIFIVTLVGGEPMMRPDVVELFVKEFPKRACVVTNGTYPIPHFDDIYFYWISIDGDEKIHDEIRGDGAWRKTRQNVVNYVQNNGSGAWKDIWITMTINTKNYKTVKKVIEDWKDFSNKIGFQFHTPFMDGDPLWLPFGKERNQVIDEILELKSGNLKNYIINPKEQLEVMKKNWGGKGTTPIDCPTWAITSVDHMGREKHPCCIGSAENDSMKPICEKCGLGCYSVLLGYGIKG